The Gouania willdenowi chromosome 3, fGouWil2.1, whole genome shotgun sequence genome includes a region encoding these proteins:
- the pou4f1 gene encoding POU domain, class 4, transcription factor 1, with protein sequence MMSMNSKQPHFAMHPSLPEHKYTTLHSSSEAIRRACLQTPQLQNNIFASLDETLLARAEALAAVDIAVSQGKTHPFKPDATYHTMSTVPCSSTSTVPLAHHHHHHHHHHHPNMEPPDIMDHINSQSLSLMSSAHDGAGGGGGGGGGGGGGGGGGGLISSSSGHPHAHMHGLSHLSHQAMSMNSPLTHHHGLLPGHHGGGQGPHGLTNNGLPSINDSDTDPRELEAFAERFKQRRIKLGVTQADVGSALANLKIPGVGSLSQSTICRFESLTLSHNNMIALKPILQAWLEEAEGAQREKMNKPDIFNGGEKKRKRTSIAAPEKRSLEAYFAVQPRPSSEKIAAIAEKLDLKKNVVRVWFCNQRQKQKRLKFSATH encoded by the exons ATGATGTCCATGAACAGCAAACAGCCGCACTTCGCGATGCATCCCTCTCTGCCCGAGCACAAGTACACCACCCTGCACTCCAGCTCGGAAGCTATAAGGAGAGCCTGTCTGCAAACTCCACAG CTGCAGAATAACATCTTTGCCAGCCTGGATGAGACGCTGCTGGCCCGGGCGGAGGCTTTGGCCGCCGTGGACATCGCTGTGTCCCAGGGCAAGACGCACCCGTTCAAACCCGACGCCACCTACCACACGATGAGCACCGTGCCATGCTCGTCCACCTCCACCGTCCCTTTGgctcatcaccatcaccaccaccatcaccaccaccacccgaACATGGAGCCTCCGGACATCATGGACCACATCAACTCACAATCCCTGTCCCTCATGTCCAGTGCGCACGACGGggcaggtggaggtggaggaggcgGTGGAGGTGGCGGTGGcggtggtggaggtggaggtctGATCTCCAGCTCCTCCGGTCACCCACATGCCCACATGCACGGCCTGAGTCACCTTTCCCATCAGGCTATGAGCATGAATTCCCCGCTCACCCACCACCACGGGCTCTTACCGGGACACCACGGAGGAGGTCAGGGGCCCCACGGGCTCACGAATAACGGGCTACCGTCTATCAATGACTCGGATACAGACCCCAGAGAGCTGGAGGCTTTCGCGGAGCGTTTCAAGCAGCGGAGGATCAAGCTTGGAGTGACACAGGCGGACGTGGGTTCGGCCCTGGCCAACCTCAAAATCCCCGGAGTGGGATCACTGAGCCAAAGTACAATTTGTCGGTTCGAGTCGTTAACTCTGTCCCACAACAACATGATAGCGCTCAAACCCATCCTGCAGGCCTGGCTGGAGGAGGCCGAGGGCGCACAGAGGGAGAAAATGAACAAACCGGACATTTTCAACGGAGGGGAAAAGAAACGCAAGAGGACGTCCATAGCGGCCCCAGAGAAACGCTCTTTGGAGGCTTACTTCGCGGTGCAGCCGCGACCGTCGTCTGAAAAAATAGCAGCTATTGCTGAAAAGTTGGACCTGAAAAAAAACGTGGTGCGAGTGTGGTTTTGTAACCAAAGACAGAAACAGAAGAGGTTGAAATTTTCCGCTACTCACTGa
- the obi1 gene encoding RING finger protein 219 — MALNIQSSTLSLTLPISCQICLGKVRQPVICDNHHVFCSSCMEMWLKKASQCPTCRVSITVENPCREIIGGTNEGDHSDNPSMRKCLRKTRGELLLREYEDEIEGLMKENEELKNKSQSLEAQLKTALDPCSMSTVQLDDKSVSAVVLEEWTNKLRAATDACDKIKQDMDKLKEANTALRSQNVDLVRENMRLKAEVASRSPQKFGRFTVAALEAKIQQYERDVSQLKRALERSDQYIDDLESRITKSEKKSPEAKEVCGKSKTAAETLTQQQKISMMMRSLSDNERELICSNPEAECPTFARNPSAVSISSPDHKDFNRNVSEHHKQDNSESTSSDFLPSTPSDAFRSLTLRSPGIREKKVAFKTGSHLRKLDFDATPESTWPTSKAENPFSCFQRFPTSFPANFVEWSSLALWGTLQRPIFFDPSGPGPSWQGLHLKASSSDLREEDVETKMSSEASMNAAYHNKVSELASMMQEGEGSLGMGSHISLPSSPPELENTPSPDAQTCPDVLTNVGGHLIQYTPNNQPPCDIVGGILSNDKSPKCSAEDGFANLVLGTRLGGGCAGRTESPQSDEMSFDLLFDPLDENKADAPACLSSAGHDYSHPVSSSSNWTGADPVNTRERNVKRKSYSPFTAGSPTKLSKLM; from the exons gtTAGACAGCCGgtaatctgtgataaccaccaCGTGTTCTGCTCGTCCTGCATGGAGATGTGGCTGAAGAAAGCCAGCCAGTGTCCCACCTGCAGGGTCTCCATCACCGTAGAAAACCCCTGCAGGGAAATCATCG GAGGAACTAATGAAGGAGATCATAGTGACAATCCTTCAATGAGGAAATGTCTCAGAAAAACCAGAGGAGAGCTGCTGCTACGGGAGTACGAG GATGAAATCGAAGGCCTCATGAAAGAAAATGAAGAGCTGAAAAACAAAAGTCAGAGTCTGGAGGCCCAGCTGAAGACGGCTTTGGATCCCTGCAGCATGAGTACAGTGCAATTGGATGATAAAAGTGTTTCTGCCGTTGTCCTTGAAGAATGGACAAACAAGTTGCGAGCTGCCACAGATGCCTGTGATAAAATAAAGCAGGACATGGATAAGCTGAAAGAG GCTAACACGGCCTTGCGGTCCCAAAACGTTGACCTTGTACGAGAGAATATGAGACTAAAAGCAGAAGTAGCTAGCAGGTCTCCACAGAA GTTTGGTCGATTCACCGTGGCAGCACTGGAAGCAAAAATTCAGCAATATGAGCGTGATGTTAGCCAATTAAAAAGAGCTCTGGAGCGCAGTGACCAGTATATTGATGACTTGGAGTCTCGGATTACAAAGTCAGAGAAGAAGAGTCCCGAAGCAAAGGAAGTGTGTGGGAAAAGTAAGACTGCAGCGGAAACTCTTACACAACAGCAGAAAATCAGCATGATGATGAGGAGTTTAAGTGACAATGAGAGGGAGTTGATCTGCAGCAATCCAGAAGCAGAATGTCCCACCTTTGCCAGAAACCCCAGTGCTGTGTCCATTTCATCTCCAGATCACAAAGATTTTAACAGAAACGTTAGTGAACACCACAAACAGGATAACTCCGAGAGCACTTCCTCTGACTTTTTGCCCTCGACTCCTTCTGATGCCTTTCGTTCCCTGACTCTGAGAAGCCCAGGAATTAGGGAGAAGAAAGTTGCGTTCAAAACTGGGTCTCATCTAAGAAAGCTGGATTTTGACGCAACTCCTGAAAGCACCTGGCCTACTTCAAAGGCTGAGAACCCTTTCAGCTGTTTCCAGAGGTTTCCCACAAGCTTCCCTGCAAACTTTGTGGAGTGGTCCAGCCTTGCCCTTTGGGGTACTTTACAGAGACCCATCTTTTTTGACCCGTCGGGTCCCGGTCCAAGCTGGCAAGGGTTGCATTTAAAAGCCTCATCTTCTGACCTTAGAGAAGAGGATGTAGAAACAAAGATGTCCAGTGAGGCCTCTATGAATGCAGCCTACCATAATAAAGTTTCTGAGTTGGCTTCAATGATGCAGGAAGGAGAGGGCTCTCTAGGTATGGGGTCTCACATCTCTTTGCCTTCTTCTCCTCCAGAGTTGGAAAACACTCCTTCCCCAGATGCACAAACATGTCCTGATGTGTTAACCAACGTAGGGGGGCATTTAATACAATACACGCCAAACAACCAGCCACCATGTGACATTGTCGGTGGTATTTTGAGTAATGACAAGAGTCCTAAATGTTCAGCTGAAGATGGTTTTGCTAATCTAGTGTTAGGCACGCGTCTAGGAGGAGGCTGTGCAGGGCGAACTGAGTCTCCTCAGTCTGATGAAATGTCCTTTGATCTGCTGTTCGATCCACTAGATGAGAATAAGGCTGATGCTCCTGCCTGTCTCAGTTCAGCAGGCCACGACTATAGTCACCCCGTCTCTTCCTCCTCCAACTGGACTGGTGCTGATCCTGTGAACACGAGGGAGAGAAACGTTAAAAGAAAGTCTTACAGTCCCTTTACTGCTGGTAGCCCCACTAAACTTTCTAAGCTAATGTGA